From the Pungitius pungitius chromosome 6, fPunPun2.1, whole genome shotgun sequence genome, one window contains:
- the cntn1a gene encoding contactin-1a: MLDNVEIDLDTQSSHYDLVGGNLVISSPIKTKHVGQYFCLATNIYGTVVSREASVQFGYLDLFSSEERESVYVKEGQGAVLLCAPPPHYPDELSFRWILNEFPTFIPLDKRRFVSQITGNLYISKVDSSDSGNYSCIASSQSISKSVFSNYIPLVPLAERPIRKYPADLKVKFPDTTALVGQNLTLECFALGNPVPEIRWKKLEGRLPPNHEVRMAGANLHLYNVQFEDAGSYQCEAVNSRGKDYHAARVSVEAFPKWEEHISSTEKDLGRDYTMSCTASGKPEPRIRWLKNGQPSHRKEMRFSSLTFDDSGMYQCIAESHHGLIYANAELRVYACAPTFEHNPVKRVLAPKNGRVVIECRPKAAPKPLFSWSKDTELLHNSSRLYIWEDGSLEILNLTRADEGRYTCFAENDRGKANSTGSLLVTDSTKITLAPSNADVKVGENTTMQCAASHDPSLDITFIWSLEGRVIDLHEESRHYERTLNGSSNGELLIKDLHLKHAGRYTCTAQTPIDNVTASAHLVVRGPPGAPGGVRVVKKADKNVTLQWSRGADNHNPISKYTIQYRDSFSKDVWKNATTSPPDVEGNTENATVVGLFPWTEYEFRVIASSTLGKGEPSSPSPREKTLEAYPMVAPSDVGGGGGTSRELTITWTPVQPQYYYGPDFGYIVAFKPQDESQWMRVTVADPQAKRYVHKDSSIPPMTQYHVKVKAFNRKGEGPFSLTATIYSAQDALSEAPGRVDGRALSATDAIVWWLPLSQSNIDGYQVKYWKNKEDSEGGAQRVVVPGSENHTRLEGMKPDSHYLVEVRGYNSAGYGPPSEHLQVHTKRPPPSRAPKIIGKKWKVRSLNIAWEQVKPLANESPIDGYKVLLRQQGHSTTTLYTTNKQYIDIPIHTDGNYVVEVRAHSEGGDGAVAQINITSGSVASAMRLGALSLLLVASLCLNL; the protein is encoded by the exons GGACAGGGGGCCGTGCTGCTCTGCGCTCCCCCGCCACACTACCCAG ACGAGCTGTCATTCCGATGGATCCTCAATGAATTTCCCACCTTCATCCCGCTGGACAAGAGGCGTTTCGTCTCCCAGATAACGGGCAACCTCTACATCTCCAAGGTGGACTCCTCCGACAGCGGCAACTACTCCTGCATCGCGTCCAGCCAATCCATTTCCAAGAGCGTCTTCTCCAACTACATCCCCCTCGTCCCGCTGGCCGAAC GTCCGATCAGGAAATACCCTGCCGACCTCAAAGTGAAGTTCCCAGATACCACGGCTCTGGTCGGGCAGAATCTCACCTTGGAATGCTTTGCTCTGGGGAA TCCCGTACCCGAGATCCGCTGGAAGAAGCTGGAGGGAAGACTTCCACCCAACCACGAGGTGCGGATGGCGGGTGCTAATCTGCACCTGTACAACGTTCAGTTTGAAGACGCGGGCAGCTACCAGTGTGAGGCGGTGAACTCCAGGGGGAAGGACTACCACGCTGCGCGCGTGTCCGTAGAAG CTTTCCCCAAGTGGGAGGAGCACATCAGCAGCACAGAGAAGGACCTGGGCAGAGATTACACGATGTCCTGCACAGCCAGCGGCAAACCCGAGCCACGCATCCGCTGGCTAAAAAATGGACAACCG TCTCACCGGAAAGAGATGAGGTTCAGCAGCCTGACGTTTGACGATTCGGGGATGTACCAGTGCATCGCAGAGAGTCACCACGGGCTCATATATGCCAACGCAGAGCTGCGTGTTTACG CCTGTGCCCCCACGTTTGAACACAACCCCGTGAAGAGAGTGCTGGCACCTAAAAACGGCCGGGTGGTGATCGAATGTCGACCCAAGGCCGCTCCGAAGCCGCTCTTCTCCTGGAGCAAGGACACCGAGCTGCTCCACAACTCCAGCAG GCTGTACATCTGGGAGGACGGGAGCCTGGAGATCCTCAACCTGACGCGCGCAGACGAGGGCAGGTACACCTGCTTCGCCGAGAACGACCGGGGCAAGGCCAACAGCACCGGCTCTCTGTTGGTCACAG ATTCCACAAAGATCACCTTGGCGCCGTCCAATGCTGACGTCAAAGTGGGTGAGAACACCACGATGCAGTGTGCCGCGTCACATGACCCCTCCCTGGACATCACCTTCATCTGGTCCCTGGAGGGCCGAGTCATCGACCTGCACGAGGAGAGTCGCCACTACGAACGCACCCTG AACGGAAGCTCAAACGGCGAGCTCCTGATTAAGGACCTCCACCTGAAGCACGCCGGACGCTACACCTGCACTGCACAGACGCCCATTGACAACGTTACCGCCTCCGCCCACCTGGTTGTCAGGG GTCCCCCCGGTGCCCCAGGTGGGGTGCGGGTAGTGAAGAAAGCTGACAAGAATGTAACATTGCAGTGGAGCCGCGGAGCAGACAACCACAACCCCATCTCCAAATATACCATCCAGTACCGGGACTCCTTCTCAaaggacgtctggaagaatgcCACTACAT CTCCCCCAGACGTCGAGGGGAACACAGAGAATGCCACGGTGGTGGGATTGTTCCCCTGGACGGAATACGAGTTCAGAGTGATTGCCAGCAGCACTCTGGGCAAAGGAGAGCCGAGCAGCCCGTCGCCGAGGGAGAAGACCCTGGAAGCAT ATCCCATGGTGGCGCCCTCGGACGTCGGTGGCGGTGGAGGAACGAGCAGAGAACTGACCATCACGTGGACG CCTGTGCAGCCACAGTACTACTATGGCCCCGATTTTGGCTACATTGTGGCCTTCAAACCACAAGATGAGTCCCAGTGGATGAGGGTGACTGTAGCTGACCCCCAGGCCAAGCGCTACGTCCACAAGGACTCGTCCATCCCTCCGATGACACAGTATCACGTCAAAGTCAAGGCCTTCAACAGAAAAGGAGAGGGGCCCTTCAGCCTGACGGCCACCATTTATTCGGCTCAGGACG CTCTATCTGAAGCCCCTGGACGGGTTGACGGAAGAGCTCTCTCCGCCACGGACGCCATCGTGTGGTGGCTGCCTCTTTCACAAAGCAACATAGACGGGTACCAG GTGAAGTACTGGAAGAATAAGGAAGACAGTGAAGGGGGGGCCCAGAGGGTGGTCGTTCCCGGCAGCGAGAACCACACCAGGCTGGAGGGCATGAAGCCCGACTCCCACTACCTCGTCGAGGTCCGTGGCTACAACTCGGCGGGCTACGGGCCGCCCAGCGAACACCTCCAGGTCCACACCAAGAGACCCC CTCCAAGTCGAGCTCCCAAAATAATCGGTAAAAAGTGGAAGGTCCGGTCATTGAATATCGCCTGGGAGCAGGTAAAACCTCTCGCTAACGAGTCGCCAATAGACGGCTACAAG GTGCTGTTAAGGCAGCAGGGCCACTCCACCACCACTCTGTACACCACCAACAAGCAGTACATCGACATTCCCATCCACACCGATGGAAACTACGTGGTGGAGGTCCGGGCGCACTCCGAGGGCGGAGACGGGGCTGTGGCACAAATCAACATCACAA GTGGAAGTGTCGCGTCCGCCATGCGTCTCGGCGCGCTCTCCCTGCTCCTCGTGGCGTCCCTCTGCCTGAACCTCTGA
- the LOC119196349 gene encoding E3 ubiquitin-protein ligase PDZRN3-B-like yields the protein MESQSEPGSRPRGAGVRPRARELPSRCVDALRTAADALEERSATLEHETRMARLRWNRREQSLLARVSTLHDEARLSALRYQRRLHQHMLHIKGIAEQVTGYCERDARTPDAPRSQMLDTATGAEGEPRGQPEAAELI from the exons ATGGAGTCACAGAGCGAGCCGGGTTCGCGTCCCCGCGGTGCCGGTGTCCGCCCGAGGGCACGCGAGCTCCCGTCCCGTTGCGTGGACGCGCTGCGCACGGCCGCCGACgcgctggaggagaggagcgccACTCTGGAGCACGAGACCCGGATGGCGAGGCTCAGGTGGAACAGGCGGGAGCAGTCTCTGCTGGCCCGGGTGTCCACCCTGCACGACGAGGCCCGGCTGTCGGCTCTCCGGTACCAACGGAGGCTGCACCAGCACATGCTGCACATCAAGGGCATCGCGGAGCAGGTCACCGGCTACTGCGAG AGAGATGCGAGGACGCCTGACGCCCCGCGCAGCCAGATGTTGGACACCGCGACCGGTGCAGAGGGAGAGCCACGGGGACAGCCGGAAGCCGCTGAG CTGATCTGA